From a single Kitasatospora sp. NBC_00458 genomic region:
- the glgX gene encoding glycogen debranching protein GlgX, with amino-acid sequence MASGQELEAVVRTHGTTRGSAQDEAHDTARSAAHADGPPWPGSWQPLGARFRTEPDGRHGTNFALWAAGAEAVELCLFDEDGLETRHRLTEQDFQVWHGFVPGVLPGTRYGFRVHGRWDPWTGARWNPAKLLLDPYARAVDGCYTSHDAACAAVRNWPEADVADTVRDNRDSARFVPRSVVVQDDDDWYDDHRPKTPWAETVLYEVHVRGFTLRHPGIPPELRGTYAGLAHPAAIAHLTGLGVTAVELLPVHQHVSEDHLQARGLVNYWGYNTAGYFAPHAGYSASGARGGQVGEFKRMVHALHAAGIEVILDVVYNHTAEGAELGPSLSLRGIDNAGYYRLPPNRPRGYADYTGCGNTLDTRRPQVIRLITDSLRYWVTEMGVDGFRFDLAAALARGGDAVDMEHPFLAAVAQDPVLSRVKLIAEPWDVGPGGYQVGGFPPLWAEWNDRYRDTVRDFWRGARPDVRELGYRLSGSSDLYQRGGRRPYASVNYVTAHDGFTLRDLVSYDRKHNEANGEANRDGTDDNRSWNHGAEGETTDPVVNALRQRQLRNLTATLLLSAGVPMITAGDEFGRTQGGNNNAYCQDNEVSWLDWSLIADPAWRGLYEFTARLVRLRRAHPVLRQRAFFSGRAPAPGGQPDLAWFTPLGKEMTEADWFAPTAGLGMLLSGTAMSERDRYGHPLHDDSFLLLLNAGPEPVAFTLPGEPWAAAGARYETVVETAVDATGTHLPQDVVVLGGRSLRLLRTPDGARRRTAGPHDGV; translated from the coding sequence ATGGCGTCAGGGCAGGAGCTGGAAGCCGTCGTGCGCACGCACGGCACGACACGGGGCTCGGCACAGGACGAGGCACACGACACCGCCCGCAGTGCGGCACACGCCGACGGACCGCCGTGGCCGGGCAGCTGGCAACCGCTAGGCGCCCGCTTCCGCACCGAGCCGGACGGCCGCCACGGCACCAACTTCGCCCTCTGGGCAGCCGGCGCCGAGGCCGTCGAGCTCTGCCTCTTCGACGAGGACGGCCTGGAGACCAGGCACCGCCTCACCGAGCAGGACTTCCAGGTCTGGCACGGCTTCGTCCCCGGCGTGCTCCCCGGCACCCGGTACGGCTTCCGCGTCCACGGCCGATGGGACCCGTGGACCGGCGCCCGCTGGAATCCGGCCAAGCTGCTGCTCGACCCGTACGCACGGGCCGTCGACGGCTGTTACACCTCCCACGACGCGGCCTGCGCCGCCGTCCGCAACTGGCCCGAGGCGGACGTCGCCGACACCGTCCGGGACAACCGCGACTCGGCCCGGTTCGTGCCCAGATCCGTCGTCGTCCAGGACGACGACGACTGGTACGACGACCACCGCCCGAAGACCCCGTGGGCCGAGACCGTCCTCTACGAAGTGCACGTGCGCGGCTTCACCCTCCGCCACCCCGGGATCCCGCCCGAACTGCGCGGCACCTACGCCGGGCTGGCGCACCCGGCCGCGATCGCCCACCTCACGGGCCTGGGCGTCACCGCGGTGGAGCTGCTGCCGGTCCACCAGCACGTCAGCGAGGACCACCTCCAGGCGCGCGGGCTCGTCAACTACTGGGGTTACAACACCGCCGGATACTTCGCCCCGCACGCCGGCTACTCCGCCTCCGGCGCGCGCGGCGGCCAGGTGGGCGAGTTCAAGCGGATGGTCCACGCGCTCCACGCGGCCGGGATCGAGGTCATCCTCGACGTCGTCTACAACCACACCGCCGAGGGCGCCGAGCTGGGCCCCTCGCTCTCGCTGCGCGGCATCGACAACGCCGGCTACTACCGCCTGCCGCCCAACCGCCCGCGCGGCTACGCCGACTACACCGGCTGCGGCAACACCCTGGACACCCGCCGCCCCCAGGTGATCCGCCTGATCACCGACTCGCTGCGGTACTGGGTGACCGAGATGGGCGTGGACGGCTTCCGCTTCGACCTGGCCGCCGCGCTCGCGCGGGGCGGCGACGCCGTCGACATGGAGCACCCGTTCCTCGCCGCCGTCGCGCAGGACCCCGTCCTGAGCCGAGTGAAGCTGATCGCCGAGCCGTGGGACGTCGGCCCCGGCGGCTACCAGGTGGGCGGCTTCCCGCCGCTCTGGGCCGAGTGGAACGACCGCTACCGGGACACCGTGCGGGACTTCTGGCGCGGCGCCCGCCCGGACGTCCGGGAGCTCGGCTACCGGCTCTCCGGCTCCTCGGACCTCTACCAGCGCGGTGGGCGGCGGCCGTACGCCTCGGTCAACTACGTGACGGCGCACGACGGTTTCACCCTGCGCGACCTGGTCTCCTACGACCGCAAGCACAACGAGGCCAACGGCGAGGCCAACCGGGACGGCACCGACGACAACCGTTCCTGGAACCACGGCGCCGAGGGCGAGACGACCGACCCGGTCGTCAACGCCCTGCGGCAGCGCCAGCTGCGCAACCTGACGGCCACCCTGCTGCTCTCCGCCGGCGTCCCGATGATCACCGCCGGCGACGAGTTCGGCCGCACCCAGGGCGGCAACAACAACGCCTACTGCCAGGACAACGAGGTCAGCTGGCTCGACTGGTCGCTGATCGCCGACCCGGCCTGGCGCGGGCTGTACGAGTTCACCGCGCGCCTCGTCCGGCTCCGCCGGGCCCACCCGGTGCTGCGGCAGCGGGCGTTCTTCTCCGGCCGCGCCCCGGCTCCCGGCGGCCAGCCGGACCTGGCCTGGTTCACCCCGCTCGGCAAGGAGATGACCGAGGCCGACTGGTTCGCGCCGACCGCCGGGCTGGGCATGCTGCTCTCCGGCACGGCCATGTCCGAACGGGACCGGTACGGGCACCCGCTGCACGACGACAGCTTCCTGCTGCTGCTCAACGCCGGCCCGGAACCGGTCGCCTTCACCCTGCCCGGCGAACCCTGGGCGGCGGCCGGCGCACGGTACGAGACGGTGGTGGAGACGGCGGTGGACGCGACCGGCACCCACCTCCCGCAGGACGTGGTCGTGCTCGGCGGGCGCTCGCTGCGGCTGCTTCGGACACCGGACGGGGCCCGCCGCCGCACGGCCGGACCGCACGACGGCGTGTGA
- a CDS encoding L,D-transpeptidase, producing the protein MRPRGLMWARRVAALGCCLAVLAGCSGGGGSPRTPSDDAAPPGAGSPPPASRAAITALPADNAQNVPPDGPVRVTVAQGRLVSVRLADTQGNEVAGTVSGDGTSWTPAGPLPLGTAFTLDAVAEDDQGQKAAQHTDFSTMARAHTFVAFFTPEDGSTVGVGMPVSLRFSRPITDRAAVERAVSVTADPPVEVAAHWFGGQRLDFRPKAYWAAGTRVSVALRLKDVQGAPGEFGTQVKDVRFTIGRAQVSTVDLDAHTLTVRAGQGGRVVRALKVSGGDAKHTTYRGVLVVSEKYRVTRMNSQTVGMGDEYDIKDVPHAMRLTNSGTFVHGNYWANPAVFGTANTSHGCIGLADVKGGASKESPAGWLFEHTIPGDVMEVKASAGDVVPPNNGLNGWNLPWAQWVAGSALQSSASPSASPSGAPPAPQTPAAPAAQGTSPAGPPPAPAASPFASPVAGRPASPSAGRSAGATASTPSNTPPSATAGAPTGATAGTAAAPAGAAPPGSGAVTS; encoded by the coding sequence ATGCGGCCCCGAGGACTGATGTGGGCGCGGCGGGTGGCGGCGCTGGGGTGCTGTCTGGCGGTGCTGGCCGGTTGCTCGGGAGGTGGCGGCTCACCGAGGACCCCGAGCGACGACGCGGCCCCGCCGGGCGCCGGGAGCCCCCCGCCCGCCTCCCGGGCGGCGATCACCGCCCTGCCCGCCGACAACGCCCAGAACGTCCCGCCCGACGGCCCCGTCCGGGTGACCGTCGCCCAGGGCCGGCTGGTCTCCGTCCGGCTGGCCGACACGCAGGGGAACGAGGTGGCCGGGACGGTCTCCGGGGACGGCACGAGCTGGACGCCGGCCGGCCCGTTGCCGCTGGGCACGGCCTTCACCCTGGATGCGGTGGCCGAGGACGACCAGGGCCAGAAGGCGGCCCAGCACACCGACTTCTCGACGATGGCCCGCGCGCACACCTTCGTGGCCTTCTTCACCCCCGAGGACGGTTCCACGGTCGGTGTCGGCATGCCGGTGTCGTTGCGGTTCAGCCGGCCGATCACCGACCGGGCGGCGGTGGAGCGGGCGGTGTCGGTGACCGCGGACCCGCCCGTGGAGGTGGCCGCGCACTGGTTCGGCGGCCAGCGCCTGGACTTCCGCCCCAAGGCGTACTGGGCGGCCGGCACCAGGGTCTCGGTGGCCCTGCGGCTGAAGGACGTGCAGGGCGCGCCGGGCGAGTTCGGCACCCAGGTGAAGGACGTCCGGTTCACGATCGGCCGGGCCCAGGTCTCCACGGTGGACCTGGACGCCCACACCCTCACGGTCCGGGCCGGCCAGGGCGGCCGGGTGGTGCGCGCGCTCAAGGTGTCCGGCGGGGACGCCAAGCACACGACCTACCGGGGCGTGCTGGTGGTGTCGGAGAAGTACCGGGTGACGCGGATGAACTCGCAGACGGTCGGGATGGGCGACGAGTACGACATCAAGGACGTGCCGCACGCGATGCGGCTGACCAATTCCGGCACGTTCGTCCACGGCAACTACTGGGCGAACCCGGCGGTGTTCGGGACGGCGAACACCAGCCACGGCTGCATCGGTCTGGCGGACGTGAAGGGAGGGGCCAGCAAGGAGAGTCCGGCGGGATGGCTGTTCGAGCACACCATCCCCGGGGACGTCATGGAGGTGAAGGCCTCGGCGGGGGACGTGGTTCCGCCGAACAACGGTCTGAACGGCTGGAACCTGCCGTGGGCGCAGTGGGTGGCGGGGAGCGCCCTCCAGTCGTCCGCGAGCCCGTCCGCGAGCCCGTCCGGTGCCCCGCCCGCCCCACAGACCCCGGCCGCCCCGGCCGCCCAGGGCACCTCGCCCGCCGGGCCGCCCCCCGCCCCCGCGGCGAGCCCGTTCGCCTCCCCGGTGGCGGGTCGACCCGCGAGCCCGTCGGCCGGCCGGTCCGCGGGCGCCACCGCGAGCACTCCCTCGAACACTCCCCCGAGCGCCACAGCGGGCGCTCCCACGGGTGCCACCGCAGGCACCGCGGCCGCCCCGGCCGGGGCGGCCCCGCCCGGGAGTGGGGCCGTGACCTCCTAG
- a CDS encoding L,D-transpeptidase — MKPVRAADAAIRTTTTNRRLRQSAVALAMGGVLLLTAACNDDKGGETKAGGDAAATAGASGTGGAGDGGTPAPAQSSTPPKTSAAVLTVEPKDGAQDVAPTNALQVSVANGKLTTVEVTDKEGKPVTGAITPDGLGWKPSAALAVGMAYKVNAQAADAEGLVAASTTSFTTLTPDKKVSTNDNIADNATYGVGMIVSVVFNKDIKNKAEVLKGISFETNNGTEVKGHWFGSRRLDFRPEKYWTPGTKVTIKYRLKNVEVAPGIYGDVEKDEPFVIGRSQVSVADSASHQMTVTRDGVSHTVPVTLGDEKNPSWNGTMVISSKEKVTRMNSQTVNLGEEYDIPDVPHAMRLTTSGTFVHGNYWANPFGKSNASHGCISMQDEKGGSDTSVAGKFFNDSIIGDVVTVKNSKEKTVAPDNGLSGWNILWPNW, encoded by the coding sequence GTGAAGCCGGTTAGGGCGGCCGACGCCGCGATACGCACCACCACCACGAACCGTCGCCTGCGTCAGAGTGCGGTTGCACTGGCGATGGGCGGGGTGCTGCTGCTCACTGCGGCCTGCAACGACGACAAGGGCGGCGAGACCAAGGCCGGCGGCGACGCCGCCGCGACCGCGGGCGCGAGCGGCACGGGCGGAGCGGGTGACGGGGGGACGCCGGCACCCGCCCAGAGTTCGACGCCGCCCAAGACCTCGGCTGCGGTGCTGACCGTCGAGCCCAAGGACGGTGCCCAGGACGTCGCGCCGACCAACGCGCTCCAGGTGTCGGTGGCCAACGGCAAGCTCACCACGGTCGAGGTGACCGACAAGGAGGGCAAGCCGGTCACGGGGGCCATCACCCCGGACGGCCTCGGCTGGAAGCCGAGCGCCGCGCTGGCCGTCGGCATGGCGTACAAGGTGAACGCGCAGGCCGCGGACGCCGAGGGCCTGGTGGCGGCGTCGACGACCTCGTTCACCACGCTGACGCCGGACAAGAAGGTTTCCACCAACGACAACATCGCCGACAACGCCACCTACGGCGTCGGCATGATCGTCTCGGTGGTCTTCAACAAGGACATCAAGAACAAGGCCGAGGTCCTCAAGGGCATCTCCTTCGAGACCAACAACGGCACCGAGGTGAAGGGCCACTGGTTCGGCAGCCGCCGGCTGGACTTCCGCCCGGAGAAGTACTGGACGCCGGGCACCAAGGTGACCATCAAGTACCGGCTGAAGAACGTCGAGGTGGCCCCGGGCATCTACGGCGACGTGGAGAAGGACGAGCCGTTCGTCATCGGCCGCTCGCAGGTCTCCGTCGCGGACTCGGCCTCGCACCAGATGACGGTGACCCGGGACGGCGTGAGCCACACCGTGCCGGTGACCCTCGGGGACGAGAAGAACCCGTCCTGGAACGGCACCATGGTGATCTCCAGCAAGGAGAAGGTCACCCGGATGAACTCGCAGACCGTGAACCTCGGCGAGGAGTACGACATCCCGGACGTGCCGCACGCGATGCGGCTGACCACCTCCGGCACCTTCGTGCACGGCAACTACTGGGCCAACCCCTTCGGGAAGTCCAACGCCAGCCACGGCTGCATCTCGATGCAGGACGAGAAGGGCGGCAGCGACACCTCGGTGGCGGGCAAGTTCTTCAACGACTCGATCATCGGCGACGTGGTCACCGTGAAGAACTCGAAGGAGAAGACCGTCGCGCCCGACAACGGGCTGAGCGGCTGGAACATCCTCTGGCCCAACTGGTAG
- a CDS encoding L,D-transpeptidase, with the protein MKSIRRMVAAGLVGGALVLTSACGGSGGNGSAAKAELGAGGAAGASPSAAPASSAGTAAGAAAGEGAGAGAPSAAAPKVSQAVVDIQPKSGSVDVAPDGTLKVAVAGGKLTTVKVSDKTGKEVAGAIAADGSNWVPSGPLAVGTAYQVSALATDAGGVVAAADSSFTTLTPEREAKAADNVEDNAAYGVGMIVSVTFDKDVKNKEAVAKGISFKTDNGTVVKGHWFGNRRLDFRPEKYWTPGTNVTVQYRLKNVEIAPGVYGGVERDEPFTIGRSQISTVDAKAHEMTVVRDGQSSVIDITSGSPEHPTWNGTMVVMSKEGVVRMQSSSMPGMTGDPYDLQVPHSMRLTDSGTYVHGNYWSNAFGADNVSHGCVGLKDVKGGGAGTSAGTFYDGSLIGDVVSVKNSSRGQVAPDNGLSGWNLDWSAW; encoded by the coding sequence GTGAAGTCGATACGCAGGATGGTGGCCGCCGGTCTGGTCGGTGGTGCGCTGGTGCTGACCAGCGCCTGTGGCGGGAGTGGCGGGAACGGGAGCGCGGCCAAGGCCGAGCTGGGCGCCGGCGGGGCCGCGGGGGCCTCGCCGTCGGCCGCTCCGGCCAGCTCGGCAGGAACCGCGGCAGGAGCCGCGGCGGGGGAGGGCGCCGGGGCCGGGGCGCCGTCGGCGGCCGCGCCGAAGGTCTCGCAGGCGGTGGTGGACATCCAGCCGAAGAGCGGTTCGGTGGACGTCGCCCCCGACGGCACGCTCAAGGTCGCGGTGGCCGGGGGGAAGCTCACCACCGTGAAGGTGAGCGACAAGACGGGCAAGGAGGTGGCCGGTGCCATCGCCGCCGACGGGTCGAACTGGGTCCCGTCCGGCCCGCTGGCGGTCGGCACCGCCTACCAGGTGAGCGCGTTGGCGACGGACGCCGGCGGCGTGGTCGCGGCGGCGGACAGCAGCTTCACCACGCTGACGCCGGAGCGCGAGGCGAAGGCCGCCGACAACGTCGAGGACAACGCCGCCTACGGGGTCGGCATGATCGTCTCGGTGACCTTCGACAAGGACGTGAAGAACAAGGAGGCGGTCGCGAAGGGCATCTCCTTCAAGACCGACAACGGGACCGTGGTGAAGGGTCACTGGTTCGGCAACCGTCGGCTGGACTTCCGTCCGGAGAAGTACTGGACGCCCGGTACCAACGTCACCGTCCAGTACCGGCTGAAGAACGTGGAGATCGCTCCGGGCGTCTACGGCGGTGTCGAGCGGGACGAGCCCTTCACTATCGGGCGATCCCAGATCTCGACGGTTGACGCCAAGGCGCATGAGATGACCGTCGTACGGGATGGTCAGAGCTCGGTCATCGACATCACCTCCGGCTCGCCCGAGCACCCGACCTGGAACGGCACCATGGTCGTCATGTCCAAGGAGGGCGTGGTGCGGATGCAGTCCAGCAGCATGCCCGGGATGACCGGCGACCCCTACGACCTCCAGGTTCCGCACTCCATGCGGCTCACCGACTCCGGCACGTACGTGCACGGGAACTACTGGAGCAACGCCTTCGGGGCGGACAACGTCAGCCACGGCTGCGTGGGTCTGAAGGACGTCAAGGGCGGCGGCGCGGGCACCTCGGCGGGCACGTTCTACGACGGCTCGCTGATCGGGGACGTCGTGTCGGTGAAGAATTCCTCGCGCGGCCAGGTCGCCCCGGACAACGGGCTCAGCGGCTGGAACCTGGACTGGAGTGCCTGGTAG
- a CDS encoding ATP-binding protein codes for MVADASWACFQDALAALERLSSEELERMYVGRLCDQSASGEVRLPSRPESGPVARRLVLSVLETWDLHQQLEVGELLTSELVANAVRHAAGRTIGLQVSRKPGWLRVEVRDSSRALPCMILAEPLPINERGRGLRVVDDLADRWGADLLPRGKGVWFELKVRDRH; via the coding sequence TTGGTTGCTGACGCGTCGTGGGCGTGCTTCCAGGACGCGCTGGCGGCCCTGGAGCGGCTCAGCTCGGAGGAGCTGGAGCGGATGTACGTCGGCAGGTTGTGCGACCAGTCGGCGTCCGGCGAGGTGCGGTTGCCTTCCCGGCCGGAGTCGGGCCCGGTGGCGCGCCGGCTGGTGCTCTCGGTCCTGGAGACCTGGGACCTGCACCAGCAGCTGGAGGTCGGAGAGTTACTGACCAGCGAGCTGGTGGCCAACGCGGTGCGGCATGCCGCCGGGCGGACCATCGGACTTCAGGTGTCACGGAAGCCCGGCTGGCTGCGGGTCGAGGTGCGGGACTCCTCACGGGCGCTGCCGTGCATGATCCTGGCCGAGCCGCTGCCGATCAACGAGCGCGGGCGCGGGCTGAGGGTGGTCGACGACCTGGCGGACCGCTGGGGCGCCGACCTGCTGCCGCGTGGCAAGGGCGTGTGGTTCGAGCTGAAGGTGCGCGACCGGCACTGA
- a CDS encoding helix-turn-helix domain-containing protein has product MASALHDLLGIDLDDPRTAAALDDAKAYAELVETLVVARRKCGLTQREVAELMGTSQSTVSEFERVGGDARYSTLQRYARAVGARLHTLVDHTAAELTPVWTPAPVALQVQVRVTARERAQRPRTTVWTDGDARSVTV; this is encoded by the coding sequence ATGGCGTCCGCACTGCACGATCTTCTCGGCATCGATCTCGACGACCCCCGCACCGCGGCGGCACTCGACGACGCGAAGGCCTACGCGGAACTCGTCGAGACCCTGGTGGTGGCCCGGCGGAAGTGCGGGCTCACCCAGCGCGAGGTGGCCGAACTGATGGGCACCTCGCAGTCGACCGTCTCCGAGTTCGAGCGCGTCGGCGGCGACGCCCGCTACTCGACGCTCCAGCGCTACGCGCGGGCGGTCGGCGCACGGCTGCACACCCTGGTCGACCACACCGCCGCCGAACTGACCCCGGTCTGGACCCCGGCGCCCGTCGCCCTCCAGGTGCAGGTCCGGGTGACGGCCCGCGAGCGCGCGCAGCGGCCCCGCACGACGGTCTGGACGGACGGCGACGCCCGGTCGGTGACCGTCTGA
- a CDS encoding type II toxin-antitoxin system RelE/ParE family toxin has translation MPGQREWSLYQGADGSAPVQKELQKADLAPHERAKLFVLMNRVKDRQTLPGDVKDLGSGILEVRLTGDHRTFRLLYAEQAGGLVLLALSFFQKKSQKTPSNELGAASKRLREWRNRTPDG, from the coding sequence GTGCCGGGGCAGCGGGAGTGGTCGCTCTACCAGGGCGCGGACGGGTCCGCGCCCGTGCAGAAGGAACTGCAGAAGGCCGATCTCGCCCCGCACGAACGGGCCAAGCTGTTCGTCCTGATGAACCGCGTCAAGGACCGCCAGACCCTCCCCGGCGACGTCAAGGACCTGGGCAGCGGCATCCTGGAGGTCCGGCTCACCGGCGACCACCGCACCTTCCGCCTGCTCTACGCGGAGCAGGCGGGCGGACTGGTCCTGCTCGCCCTCTCGTTCTTCCAGAAGAAGTCCCAGAAGACCCCGTCGAACGAGCTCGGCGCCGCCTCTAAGCGGCTCAGGGAGTGGCGGAACAGAACACCGGACGGCTGA
- a CDS encoding MarR family transcriptional regulator has protein sequence MIDRFPEGAAMDVKSLAAFNPLYKQQAVRTALNNLSAAGHLRRVRERVGADRTQWVFRTYFSRTPRGDAWWNHFIATGEPGGEGNPPEGEAADDRPPPPAEDPGSTASPSPAYRTLADLGRADRRLSLSAADCAALEPLAAAWLARGATPDVLTTALTAGLPPEVHSPAPFTRRRLIEKLPPEQPVAATAAAPPPTRVAECTDCRVPARPQALLGGLCRPCRTGGGARPVASPNPAWLTPSAVHRHAARARAGLRTGPNTGPHTGPHTGPGTGPNTRPGTGYRPRDVDRSPA, from the coding sequence ATGATCGACCGGTTCCCCGAGGGCGCCGCGATGGACGTGAAGTCGCTCGCCGCCTTCAACCCGCTCTACAAGCAGCAGGCCGTCCGGACCGCGCTCAACAACCTCTCCGCGGCCGGCCACCTCCGCCGGGTCCGCGAGCGGGTCGGCGCCGACCGCACCCAGTGGGTCTTCCGCACCTACTTCTCCCGGACGCCGCGCGGCGACGCCTGGTGGAACCACTTCATCGCCACCGGGGAGCCCGGCGGCGAGGGCAACCCGCCGGAGGGCGAAGCGGCCGACGACCGCCCGCCTCCCCCGGCGGAGGACCCGGGCAGCACCGCCTCGCCCTCCCCGGCCTACCGCACGCTCGCGGACCTCGGGCGCGCCGACCGGCGCCTCTCCCTCTCGGCCGCCGACTGCGCCGCCCTCGAACCGCTCGCCGCCGCCTGGCTGGCCCGCGGCGCCACACCGGACGTGCTCACCACCGCACTCACCGCCGGGCTGCCTCCGGAGGTCCACAGCCCGGCGCCGTTCACCCGTCGGCGGCTGATCGAGAAGCTGCCGCCGGAACAGCCGGTCGCCGCCACAGCAGCAGCGCCCCCGCCGACCCGCGTCGCCGAGTGCACCGACTGCCGCGTCCCGGCCCGCCCGCAGGCCCTCCTGGGCGGCCTCTGCCGCCCCTGCCGGACGGGCGGCGGGGCCCGGCCCGTCGCGTCCCCGAATCCCGCATGGCTCACACCCTCCGCCGTCCACCGGCACGCCGCCCGCGCCCGGGCCGGCCTCAGAACCGGGCCGAACACCGGGCCCCACACCGGACCCCACACCGGACCCGGCACCGGACCGAACACCCGTCCAGGAACCGGGTACCGGCCCCGAGACGTTGATCGATCGCCCGCCTAG
- a CDS encoding DUF397 domain-containing protein, with product MSTGLRWIKSTYSNDQGGNCIEVAASPATVRVRDSKDADGPQLSFSPSAWADFVAFSAAEAQVPGAE from the coding sequence ATGAGCACCGGGCTCAGGTGGATCAAGTCCACCTACAGCAACGACCAGGGCGGCAACTGCATCGAAGTCGCCGCCTCCCCCGCCACCGTCCGCGTCCGGGACTCCAAGGATGCGGACGGTCCGCAGCTCTCCTTCTCGCCCTCCGCCTGGGCCGACTTCGTCGCCTTCTCGGCGGCCGAAGCTCAGGTGCCGGGAGCCGAGTGA
- a CDS encoding helix-turn-helix domain-containing protein — protein MSAPAQPPMAWKYCGDQIKRWRTQAGVTREELSRAANYDIESVRSMESGRRKPSLKLLETADELCNARGMLLGAQDYLAPEKFPSYSLSFAQHEAEAIALNSYEALLIPGLLQTEEYARELISHSYPPLDDETVDARVSGRLQRQEKLRLSPTVLFNFVIYEAAFRAVVGSVGLMKRQLGHILEAMQLRNVSVQVLPIDRAAYAGLSGPMVLLESPDHHQVAYVEAQDTGALYADPDKVSTLAQRHGMIRMQALSTEESEEFIRRLAEEL, from the coding sequence ATGAGCGCGCCCGCACAGCCGCCGATGGCTTGGAAGTACTGCGGCGACCAGATCAAGCGGTGGCGCACTCAAGCGGGCGTGACGCGCGAGGAGTTGAGCCGGGCGGCCAACTACGACATCGAGAGCGTGCGGTCGATGGAGTCGGGGCGCCGGAAGCCGTCGCTGAAGCTGCTGGAGACAGCGGACGAGCTGTGCAACGCACGGGGGATGCTGCTGGGGGCGCAGGACTACCTGGCTCCGGAGAAGTTTCCGTCCTACTCGCTCAGCTTCGCCCAACACGAGGCCGAAGCAATCGCACTCAACTCCTACGAAGCCCTTCTGATTCCTGGGCTTCTGCAAACGGAGGAGTACGCGCGCGAGTTGATCAGCCACAGCTACCCGCCCCTGGATGACGAGACTGTCGACGCACGGGTTTCAGGCCGACTCCAGCGTCAGGAGAAGTTGCGGCTCTCTCCAACCGTGCTGTTCAACTTCGTGATCTACGAGGCTGCTTTCCGTGCAGTCGTGGGCAGCGTCGGGCTCATGAAGCGCCAGCTCGGCCACATTCTTGAGGCCATGCAGTTGAGGAACGTGTCAGTCCAGGTGCTCCCCATCGATCGCGCCGCATACGCAGGGCTGAGCGGCCCCATGGTGCTGCTGGAGAGCCCGGATCACCACCAGGTCGCCTACGTCGAAGCCCAGGACACCGGCGCCCTCTATGCCGACCCTGACAAGGTGAGCACGCTCGCACAGCGCCATGGCATGATCCGCATGCAGGCCCTCAGCACCGAGGAGTCCGAAGAGTTCATCAGAAGACTTGCGGAGGAACTATGA
- a CDS encoding ATP-binding protein: MVVEWTFPRHPRSVGRARARLLRQAFEWSVPDEATEVALLLLSELATNACRHADAPRDRLILVGCSVLDGSTLRIEVSDADPRLPVPRRAGPEDETGRGLELVAALATAWGAHPRGPGHIGKTVWFEVKQ; the protein is encoded by the coding sequence ATGGTCGTCGAGTGGACCTTTCCCCGCCACCCCCGCAGCGTCGGCCGTGCCCGCGCCCGGCTGCTCCGGCAGGCCTTCGAGTGGAGCGTTCCCGACGAGGCGACCGAGGTCGCCCTGCTCCTCCTGAGCGAACTCGCCACCAACGCCTGCCGTCACGCCGACGCCCCGCGTGACCGTCTGATCCTGGTCGGCTGCTCCGTCCTCGACGGCTCCACCCTCCGTATCGAGGTGTCCGACGCCGACCCCCGGCTTCCCGTCCCGCGCCGGGCCGGTCCCGAGGACGAGACCGGCCGGGGCCTCGAACTCGTCGCCGCCCTCGCGACCGCCTGGGGCGCCCACCCCCGGGGTCCGGGCCACATCGGCAAGACCGTCTGGTTCGAGGTGAAGCAGTAG
- a CDS encoding VOC family protein, producing the protein MVDDAAAAIDFYRRAFGAREEFRIDAPDGGVLHAEITIGPSVLMLGDSSPDAAEAAAFAAPAALGGTSVTLHVFVPDVDALAERAESAGAVIVQPPTDMFHGDRTVILRDPSGHLWVFLTHLEDVSDDELRRRMAASA; encoded by the coding sequence ATGGTGGACGACGCCGCCGCCGCGATCGACTTCTACCGGCGGGCGTTCGGCGCCCGCGAGGAGTTCCGGATCGACGCCCCGGACGGCGGCGTCCTGCACGCGGAGATCACCATCGGGCCGTCGGTCCTGATGCTGGGCGATTCGAGTCCGGACGCCGCCGAGGCCGCCGCGTTCGCCGCACCGGCCGCGCTCGGCGGCACCAGCGTCACCCTGCACGTCTTCGTCCCCGACGTCGACGCACTGGCGGAGCGCGCGGAGTCCGCCGGCGCCGTGATCGTCCAGCCGCCGACGGACATGTTCCACGGCGACCGCACCGTCATCCTCAGGGACCCGTCGGGCCACCTGTGGGTGTTCCTGACCCACCTGGAGGACGTGTCGGACGACGAGCTCCGGCGCCGCATGGCCGCCTCCGCCTGA